A genome region from Jeongeupia sp. HS-3 includes the following:
- a CDS encoding tetratricopeptide repeat protein, translating into MDKDALLKMADTGRDSALLRLSIGTIYLNEGEAGPAVLHLRKAVELDPDYSAAWKLLGKALLLGNQPEAAEQAWRDGLVVAERRGDMQSVREMTVFLKRIDKSRQRGDG; encoded by the coding sequence GTGGACAAGGACGCTTTGCTCAAGATGGCGGACACCGGGCGCGATAGCGCCTTGCTGCGGCTGTCGATCGGCACGATTTATCTGAACGAGGGTGAGGCCGGGCCGGCGGTGCTGCATTTGCGCAAGGCGGTCGAGCTTGATCCGGATTATTCGGCTGCCTGGAAGCTGCTGGGCAAGGCGCTGCTGCTTGGCAATCAGCCCGAGGCCGCCGAGCAAGCATGGCGCGACGGCTTGGTCGTGGCCGAGCGTCGTGGCGATATGCAGTCGGTGCGTGAAATGACCGTGTTTCTGAAGCGGATCGACAAGTCTCGCCAGCGCGGCGACGGCTGA
- a CDS encoding ATP-dependent DNA helicase, translating to MTLAELFADDGPLAEAFPGYKLRPQQLQMAEAVEATLNERGQLIAEAGTGTGKTFAYLVPALLSGGKVIVSTGTKTLQDQLFARDIPTVRDILKVPVTIALLKGRSNYVCHYHLEQARHNGRFRSREDIIDLQKIEHYAKLTQSGDKAGCAGVAENAAIWQQVTSTRDNCLGQDCPSHKDCFVMKARKDAQEADVVVVNHHLFFADVWLRDEGAGELLPACNAVIFDEAHQLPEVASLFFGQTIASGQLVELARDARAEALVVAKDYVHLPQAAEALEKVVRDFRLAFRPEPARHPQHELADKYPKYADALDALALQLANITAELEKQAERGESLAKCFERAKALRDMLAAWLEPDDAESVHWIDITPNGFLLHATPLNIAELFRKQLQAGQKAWVFASATLAVNNSFKHFQHELGLWDARCETWDSPFDYKQQAALYVPRDMPQANSPEFTAKVVERAWPLLQLTQGHAFLLFTSLRAMREAHELVTQRLKDAGLDWPVLLQGQGSRTELLDRFRASPNAILVASQTFWEGIDVRGEQLSLVVIDKLPFSPPDDPVLSARVEQLAKQGRNAFIDYQLPHAAITLKQGAGRLIRDETDTGILMIADNRLVDKPYGKVLWKSLPPMFRTRELETVQRFFEAKRQNGSETA from the coding sequence ATGACACTCGCCGAGCTATTTGCCGATGACGGCCCCCTTGCCGAGGCATTTCCCGGCTACAAACTACGCCCGCAGCAGCTGCAAATGGCCGAGGCTGTTGAAGCCACGCTGAACGAGCGTGGTCAACTGATCGCCGAGGCGGGCACCGGTACCGGCAAGACCTTTGCCTATCTGGTGCCAGCACTGCTGTCCGGCGGCAAGGTCATCGTTTCGACCGGCACCAAGACGCTGCAAGACCAGCTCTTTGCCCGCGATATTCCGACCGTGCGCGATATTTTGAAGGTGCCGGTGACGATTGCGCTGCTCAAGGGGCGTTCCAATTACGTCTGCCACTATCACCTCGAGCAGGCACGCCACAACGGCCGTTTCCGTTCGCGTGAGGACATCATCGATCTGCAGAAGATCGAGCACTACGCCAAGCTGACCCAGTCCGGTGACAAGGCCGGTTGCGCCGGCGTCGCGGAAAATGCGGCGATCTGGCAGCAAGTGACCAGTACGCGTGACAACTGCCTCGGTCAGGATTGCCCGAGTCACAAGGATTGCTTTGTGATGAAGGCGCGCAAGGACGCGCAGGAAGCCGATGTGGTGGTGGTCAACCATCATCTGTTTTTTGCCGATGTCTGGCTGCGCGACGAGGGCGCCGGCGAGCTGCTGCCGGCGTGCAACGCGGTGATTTTCGACGAGGCGCATCAACTGCCCGAGGTCGCCAGCCTGTTTTTCGGCCAGACGATCGCGTCTGGGCAACTGGTCGAGCTGGCGCGCGATGCGCGCGCCGAAGCGCTGGTCGTCGCCAAGGATTACGTGCATCTGCCGCAGGCGGCCGAGGCGCTGGAAAAAGTGGTTCGCGATTTCCGGCTGGCGTTCCGGCCCGAGCCGGCACGGCACCCGCAGCACGAGCTGGCTGACAAGTACCCGAAATATGCCGACGCACTCGATGCACTGGCGCTGCAACTGGCCAATATCACCGCCGAGCTGGAAAAGCAGGCCGAGCGCGGCGAATCGCTGGCCAAGTGCTTCGAGCGCGCCAAGGCGCTGCGTGACATGCTGGCGGCGTGGCTGGAGCCCGACGATGCCGAGTCGGTGCACTGGATCGACATCACGCCGAACGGTTTCCTGCTGCACGCCACGCCGCTGAATATCGCCGAACTGTTCCGCAAGCAGCTGCAAGCCGGCCAGAAGGCCTGGGTGTTCGCCTCGGCGACGCTGGCGGTGAACAACAGCTTCAAGCATTTCCAGCACGAACTCGGATTGTGGGATGCGCGCTGCGAAACCTGGGACAGCCCGTTCGACTACAAGCAGCAGGCCGCGCTGTACGTGCCGCGCGACATGCCGCAGGCCAATTCGCCTGAATTCACCGCCAAGGTGGTCGAGCGCGCGTGGCCGCTGCTGCAACTGACGCAAGGCCACGCCTTCCTGCTGTTCACCAGCCTCAGGGCGATGCGCGAGGCGCACGAGCTGGTGACGCAGCGCCTCAAGGATGCCGGGCTCGACTGGCCGGTGCTGCTGCAGGGGCAGGGGAGCCGCACAGAATTGCTCGATCGCTTCCGTGCGTCGCCGAACGCCATCCTCGTCGCCAGCCAGACCTTCTGGGAAGGCATCGACGTGCGCGGCGAGCAGTTGTCGCTGGTGGTGATCGACAAGCTGCCGTTCTCGCCGCCCGATGATCCGGTGCTGTCGGCGCGGGTCGAACAGCTGGCGAAACAGGGCCGCAATGCCTTTATCGACTACCAGCTGCCGCACGCGGCGATCACGCTCAAGCAGGGCGCGGGACGGCTGATCCGCGATGAAACCGATACCGGCATCCTGATGATTGCCGACAACCGCCTTGTCGACAAACCGTACGGCAAGGTGTTGTG